GAGAACAGCAGCCGAAACAAGGCTATAAAGCCAGAATGGAGTCCAGCCGGCGTCCAGTAATCTACCTACTAGCATTGGGGCGAGGATAGCTCCTATCCGACCGACTCCAATCCCCCAACCTACACCGGATGATCTGAGCATTGCTGGATAAGAACCAGGAGTCACTGTGTACATTCCGGCGACGCATCCGTTGATTAACATCCCCACCAATACACCCAACAAGAAGGCGAGGGGTGGTAGGGATACGGAACTTATGAAGCAAAATAGAGCCACACCAGAAAACACAATAAAGATCTGGAGTAATATACGCTCATCAAATCTTATGGTCAGTGATCCGTAAACTAAAGAACCAAAGGTCCCTCCTAAAGTTAAAGCAAGACCGCCGATGATCCCCTGCCCTTCAGATAGTCCTTCTTCCACCAACAACTTAGGGGTCCAACTGTTAGCGAAATAAAAACCAAACATCACGAAGAAGAAAGCAATCCAGAGTTTCAGAGTTGATCGGCTATTGCCTCCAGAAAATAAATCTAATATACTTTTCCTTTTATCTGAGAATTGACCAGAAGTATCTCTATCAAAATCGACGTCCTCCAGGTCAAGCGAAATCTTTGAGGCTATAGTACTAATCTGTTGACGGGCAGCAGAACCGCGGAGACTCATTAAATAATCCAGAGATTCGGGAATATAAATCCAGGTCAAAACAAGAGCGATAATAGTTAGTATAAAACCAAGGAAGAAAACAGATTGCCAGCCGAATACGGGGATCATCTTAGCGGCTCCAGCACCACCCAGAGTAGCTCCGACACCATAGCCGGCAGTATAGATACTGATCGCCATCCCACGTGACCTATGATTAGTAAACTCACTAATTATAACGGTAATTGTAGCCAATATTCCGCCAACGCCTATGCCGGTCAAAAACCTCCAAACACCTAATTGTAAAGAATTTTGAGCGGTAGCACTTAAAATAAGTCCGGCCCCGTTGATGATTAGTGATAAAAGCAGAAGCCTTCTTC
This genomic interval from Corynebacterium poyangense contains the following:
- a CDS encoding MFS transporter — protein: MNLRSKIDHSPMVLRQWLIVLVATFLNALDGFDVLAMAFTANPVSHDFSLNGSQLGLLLSAGLVGMAAGSLILGPLADKYGRRRLLLLSLIINGAGLILSATAQNSLQLGVWRFLTGIGVGGILATITVIISEFTNHRSRGMAISIYTAGYGVGATLGGAGAAKMIPVFGWQSVFFLGFILTIIALVLTWIYIPESLDYLMSLRGSAARQQISTIASKISLDLEDVDFDRDTSGQFSDKRKSILDLFSGGNSRSTLKLWIAFFFVMFGFYFANSWTPKLLVEEGLSEGQGIIGGLALTLGGTFGSLVYGSLTIRFDERILLQIFIVFSGVALFCFISSVSLPPLAFLLGVLVGMLINGCVAGMYTVTPGSYPAMLRSSGVGWGIGVGRIGAILAPMLVGRLLDAGWTPFWLYSLVSAAVLVAAVALFGLHSRLSEDGLEES